The Nicotiana tomentosiformis chromosome 2, ASM39032v3, whole genome shotgun sequence genome includes the window aggtcacataagttttcaagtcaacttccatgttattaggttgggttaTCTTTAGTGTCGatattccataattcacaatgcctccgtattcttacacggaatccgatctcgacccgatcggctaggtcgtctcatttgagacatcaaacataaccacaatttcagttatcatttccagcatagtaccaccatgtgtgcggcatggcgtccgatcactgcccgatcggctaggtcatctcaccaAGACGTTACCATTTTCAGTCaaccatctcacatcatacttctttcatatctttcaattcattggcactagtgatcacgattacaaagtcattctgggcacttggccgtatttcataattccaaacCCCTTTTCCACactcaatatcattatcattattaaCAACAATAAGgattcccattcaagacattaaattcacatattagcattttgggaatcttaggcacatagaggcttttcatacaattgggcataacaacctttattttgatcttgacattaagtcttaacatttctaacacataatccacatttttgaacacatcctTAATAACAAGATtatatgatgaagcatttagaataaatattgaacgtacatccttcaacacaaacacattagaaatcgccaattctataatgatcaagggctactccaattacatgaacaccgtgggattcgattctaggaagaagaggggggtggggtttagccaacatacctcaatttagcttcttaaaactctaataTGTTCCGGAATATTggccacttcaatctattttagcaatataacaaaattgaaccaaaattaggaagatgaacatggttttagctcatttgagcatattatcaaacactaggtgtgcatcaatgttttaaggccctttttgtggaggatttcatcattccccaacccattctctattaTTTTTAGCTCataatcttcccacatactacaagggtacatgcatgcaaggtaagcactcccatcctcATGAATTACCCTACTAATGGCctattctagttacattttgaaattaagagtttgggtgatagaatcttacctcttaggaagaagacctaggtgcctctcttcaTACTCTTCAAGATTTTAAGTGAAAATTGAAGAGCAATGTGATAAAGCTCACTTCTCcatctaggaccctctctctcactctaaagatatcagaaaatatgatcaaaatggtccatgttatatgttttaacgaaatagggtcaggtttaaaaaccccaaaattgaagaatatgcgaccgcatagtggttatgtgGTTCGCGAAAGCGAAAATGGATGCCAGAGCTGGAAAAAGAACTgacctggtctgcggtcactatgagGCCAGCAGGCCTGTTCTGctgtcgcatagtgcaccgtagAACCTCactccgaaaaatcccaaggcgggatatgcgacaagaatgcggcccgcaaaacggttatcCGGTTGCATAGTGGCCgcgaaattgggcatcaaaaatgccccagaaatatgccccactctgcgaccagtctgcgatccgtagagtggttctgcggccatagaatgggccgcagaaatgcgtacttctgcccaacattttccttcaactcccagtgCACTGTTCTACGCCTACTTTTGCATCACAGAAATCCAGGTTTTTTGGAAAAATGTTacagggccttacatcctccctcacTTAAGGTCATTCGTCCTCGAAGTCAAGGCTCACTATTAGCATCTTATACAACACAGCTTTTCATACcctacaccagcaaccccaaatttaactaactccccaaatctccaaaaagtttgccagagtttcctttgtaactaggcctatccactagtcagagagccccaaaaacacatcttacaaacatgcACAGAacccaacgatgtaacataactcataacaacaccaactgtggcctcatgtaaacaacatataatcaaaaggatcacctttacattaactgaacatgtgatacaaaattcataggtgaCAGGTTTataaaaagaaaggattacacagttattcaaacaaataaggatacttcttcttcatttcttcctcggcctcccacatggcctcttcaacctgttggtttcgccataacactttcacggaggcaatttctttattcctcaactttcggacttgtctatcaagaatggcaactggaatatcttcatatgacaattctccattaacctcaatggtctcaaccggcacaatagttgacggatctccaactaccttcttcaacatagacacatgaaataccgggtgcactaatgacatctcgggtggtagctcaagtttgTATGCCACCTAGCCGATCCTCTAGATGATTTTgtatggcccgacatacctcagactcaatttctctttctttctaaaccgcataatacccttcatgggggaaacattCAAGAATagccaatcatcttctttgaactctaagtctctgcgacgaacatccgaatagaaTTATTGATGACTCTAaacagttttcaaccgctccttaatgattttaactttttccatagcctgatgcacgaggtctgaccctatcaactctgcttcctcAGTTTTGAACcaccaatgggagatctacatctcctaccatataatgcctcaaatggttccatctgaatactagcatgaaagctgtagttatatgcaaactctatgagtgggaaaatgatcatcccagctacccttgaaatcaagaacacaagcacgcaacatgtcttcaagtgtctgaatagtccgctatgCTTGCCCGTCGATCTGGGGATGGAAAGATgcactaagattcacctgagtacccaaatcttgctgaaatttcttccaaaaattggccgtgaactgagcccctcgatcggaaatgatagaaaccgGAGTACCATGTAGCCtcactatttccttgatatacaacagaGCATATTGTTCCATCGTGTCGGTGGATTTAacaggcaagaagtgtgctgattttgtgagtcggtccacaatcacccaaattgagtcaaacttgcgcggagtgcgtggtaatcctaccacaaaatccatattaataatctcccacttccacattggaatatctatgttctgtgccaacccaccaggccgttgatgttcgtccttcacttgttgacagttcggacaccttgccacaaagtctgccacattccttttcatgtcattccaccaatagacttccttaaggtcgtgatacatctttgttgaaCCTGgatgcacagaatacctagaagcgtgagcctcggtcatgattctttctcggagaccatctacattcggaacacatagtctcccttggtaccttagtgtaccatcatccatgccaagactaaaagccatagttttatatttttgaatcccctccttcaattgcaccaaagatggatcgttgtattgcttctctttgacttacacaacaagtgatgatttgGCTCTATTATGCACAACTACCCtcccttcactagagtccgcaagacgaactcccaaactagccaatcgatgaacttccttggccaatggcctttgatatacctccaagtgagccaaactacccatatattTCCGTCTAAgcgcatctgccacaacatttgctttccccgggtgatatagaatatcgatgccataatccttgagtaactcaagccatcttctttgccttagattcaactccttttgtttgaaaatatattgaagactcttgtggtccgtgaatacctccatatggactccatacaaatagtgacgccaaattttcaatgccaAAACcatcgccgcaagttctaagtcatgtgttggataattcttttcatgatttttgagttgcctagaagcatatgatataaccttgccatgcttcattaatacacacccaagcctaattcttgaagcatcgcaatataccacaaaccctttTGTAcgctctggcagggtcaacaccgaCGTCGTAGTCAATatcgatttcaactcctggaagctcctttcacaagcatagGACCATTGTAACTTAACTgttttctgagtcaatttagtcaacggagaggaaagagtagagaacccctccacaaactttctataataccctgctaagcccaagaaactgcgaatctcagtTGGCTTTGTAGGCTTAGGCCAATTCTATACTGCTAAAATCTTTTGAGGATCCaccttgattccttctctagagacaacataaCCCAAAAATGTAATAGATTCTAgtcaaattcacattttgaaaactttgcataaaaTTGGtattgatgaagagtctgcaaaactgccctggGATGATCGGTGTGGTCCccccgacctcgtgaatacacaagaatatagTCAATGAACactaccacaaaggaatcaagaaaaggcttgaaaacccgattcataagatccatgaaagctgtcggggcatttgttagcccaaaagacattaccagaaattcaaagtgcccataccgggttctgaaaactattttcagaatatcctgctccctgatctttaattggtgatacccggatcataaatcaatttcggagaagtatctagcaccatgtaactgatcaaacaaattatctattcttggtagtgaatatttatttttgattgtgactttgttgagctgctggtagtcaatacacatcctcagtgatccatctttcttcctcataaagagaaccggtgcgccccatggcgacacacccggtcggatgaaacccttttctaacaaatctttcaattgttcctttagctccttcaattctgctggtgccatcctatagggtggaatagatataggttgcgtgcctggcatcacatcaatcccaaaatcaattttCCTATCTGGcagaatcccagggagctcatcaggaaagacctctggaaattcattcacaaccggCACAGATTCGAGTGCAGGTGCCTCAGCAGTGGTGtctgtaactcggaccaaatggtaaatacaccccttgttgatcatcttcgtggccttgaggtaagaaataaacctaccctcgGCACCACATTctcccccttccattcaacaactggctcattaggaaattcaaacctcatagTTCTAGTTCACAGTCGAGCttagaaaaacatgaataaagccaatccattcccataattacatcaaaatcaaccatccccaattcaatgagatcgaccACGGTATCCCGACCATGCACCATGACAACACAACGCCTATAAACTCATGCAGCCACAATAGACTCGCTaaccggagtagatatagagaacagCTCaagaagctgttccggttctatcccaaattccgtAGCatcataaggggtaacataggacaaggtggaaccgggatcaataagagcatatacatcatgagtttggacagtcaatatacctgtgataacatctggagaagcctctgcattCTGGCGAccgctcatagcatagaaacggctgggtcctcctaaactctgtgcaccaccccaaGCTGCACCACGCCCCGCTGGTTCTGGACTACCTCGAGTTGGAGGGGGTGCTAAAGATGCAGCAACTGCAGAACCGGATGTCTGTGTTGTGCCCTTGCCCATACCCTGGTGGGTTGAACGgtactccctctgaatatggcccctcaatccgcacccgtaacatataggtaagaCCATATAGCAGATCcccaagtgcatcttcccacacctagggcatgggggtcttcgctgctgctggaatctccctcctaatCAGCCATGttggtggggtcccctgctgcgctgattgggcctgaaacgactcccctgctgctgactgggccctgctggcggtgcactggctgaagactgagcaacagACTGGGATGACCCTGATGACCCACCCCTAAAGGCTGACCTctccccaccaaatgactccccaacgttgcccgcggaccgggccttgcatGTACCCTCTTGCTCCATTatgttcttcaacttacggttctctctagcttgagcaaatgctacaatactcccatagttcatatctaaattcaaggcagttgtagcggcgtcattgataaccaaggggctaaggccctacacaaactggcgcactctagcctccatagtaggctacatgagaatggcatattttGACAGGCAACATGATACTCTcacacactcctactcccttgcttaagattctcaaactctgtggcacaggctgccctagtctcgacaggcaagaaatggtcaatAAAGGtatcagcaaactcactccatctcgctggagggctcccctcctcccaagaatcctcccacagctcaaaccaaaaataggccacccctttcaggcggtaggcggccaactccactccctccgtctcagtagcgcgcataacccggagagtcttatgtatatcatcaatgaagtcctatggttcctcctcgggattagcacccgtgaacacaggaggatccaactgcagaaacctattcaccctggaaccactagaatccccttgttggct containing:
- the LOC138905896 gene encoding uncharacterized protein; this translates as MGKGTTQTSGSAVAASLAPPPTRGSPEPAGRGAAWGGAQSLGGPSRFYAMSGRQNAEASPDVITGILTVQTHDVYALIDPGSTLSYVTPYDATEFGIEPEQLLELFSISTPVSESIVAA